The proteins below are encoded in one region of Pseudoduganella armeniaca:
- a CDS encoding ATP-dependent DNA ligase, giving the protein MREFARLYAELDETTATNRKLEALKAYFSSAAPENAAWAVYFLAGGKPRQAVPVKLLRQYATEYAGLDDWLFDECYDAVGDLAETIAHILPEPKTRGDVGLADWIEQRIAPLRGAAPETIRQALFDYWDELETRERFLLMKLIGGGFRVGVSKLLVTRALSAIAAVDSKLIAQRLMGWTDGSVRPTAQGFLQLIAAQSDQEHAMRGGQPYPFFLAHQLQAAPETLGELKDWQVEWKYDGMRAQLVARGGDNWLWSRGEDLITERFPELAAIQLPPGTVVDGEILVWHGGDKDSGNPSPFADLQKRIGRKTLSAKLLAELPAALVAYDLLELDGVDLRQLPQCERRTLLEQLVARVDNPRLRISPLVYASSWEDLARIRDESRARGVEGMMIKAASAQYGVGRTKDVGTWWKWKIDPYSVDAVLIYAQAGHGRRASLYTDYTFAVWDGDGNGGRQLVPFAKAYSGLTDAEIAQVDNAIRRTTIEKFGPVRSVRPTMVFEIGFEGIAASPRHKSGIAVRFPRILRRRDDKSVEEADTLDTLKGLLGQASISA; this is encoded by the coding sequence ATGCGTGAATTTGCCCGCCTGTACGCGGAGCTGGACGAGACCACGGCCACCAACCGCAAGCTCGAGGCCCTGAAGGCCTACTTCTCCAGTGCCGCGCCGGAAAACGCCGCCTGGGCGGTCTACTTCCTGGCGGGCGGCAAGCCGCGCCAGGCCGTGCCGGTCAAGCTGCTGCGCCAGTACGCCACCGAATACGCGGGCCTGGACGACTGGCTGTTCGACGAATGCTACGACGCGGTGGGTGACCTGGCCGAGACCATCGCCCACATCTTGCCGGAGCCGAAGACCCGCGGCGATGTCGGCCTGGCCGACTGGATCGAGCAGCGCATCGCGCCCCTGCGCGGCGCCGCGCCGGAGACGATCCGCCAGGCGCTGTTCGACTACTGGGACGAACTGGAGACGCGCGAGCGCTTCCTCTTGATGAAGCTGATCGGCGGCGGTTTCCGGGTCGGCGTCTCCAAGCTGCTGGTCACGCGCGCCCTGTCCGCCATCGCGGCGGTCGACTCGAAGCTGATCGCGCAGCGCCTGATGGGCTGGACCGACGGCAGCGTGCGGCCCACCGCGCAGGGCTTCCTGCAGCTGATCGCAGCGCAATCGGACCAGGAGCATGCCATGCGCGGCGGCCAGCCATACCCGTTCTTCCTGGCGCACCAGTTGCAGGCAGCGCCCGAGACACTGGGCGAACTGAAAGACTGGCAGGTCGAATGGAAGTACGACGGCATGCGCGCGCAGCTGGTCGCGCGCGGCGGCGACAACTGGCTGTGGTCGCGCGGCGAGGACCTGATCACCGAGCGCTTCCCCGAGCTGGCCGCGATCCAGCTGCCGCCCGGCACCGTGGTCGATGGCGAGATCCTGGTCTGGCACGGCGGCGACAAGGACAGCGGCAACCCGTCGCCGTTCGCCGACCTGCAAAAGCGCATCGGCCGCAAGACTTTGTCCGCCAAGCTGCTGGCCGAGCTGCCGGCCGCGCTGGTGGCCTACGACCTGCTGGAGCTGGACGGCGTGGACCTGCGCCAGCTGCCGCAGTGCGAGCGCCGCACGCTGCTCGAGCAATTGGTGGCGCGGGTGGACAACCCGCGCCTGCGTATCTCGCCGCTGGTGTATGCCAGCAGCTGGGAAGACCTGGCGCGCATCCGCGACGAGTCGCGCGCCCGCGGCGTCGAGGGCATGATGATCAAGGCGGCCAGCGCCCAGTACGGCGTGGGCCGCACCAAGGACGTGGGCACGTGGTGGAAGTGGAAGATCGATCCGTACAGCGTGGACGCGGTGCTGATCTACGCCCAGGCCGGGCATGGCCGGCGCGCCTCGCTGTACACCGACTACACGTTCGCGGTGTGGGACGGCGACGGCAACGGCGGGCGCCAGCTGGTGCCGTTCGCGAAAGCCTATTCCGGCCTGACGGATGCCGAAATCGCGCAGGTGGACAACGCCATCCGCCGCACCACGATCGAGAAGTTCGGTCCGGTGCGCAGCGTGCGGCCGACGATGGTGTTCGAGATCGGCTTCGAAGGCATCGCCGCGTCGCCGCGCCACAAGTCCGGCATCGCCGTGCGCTTCCCGCGCATCCTGCGCCGGCGCGACGACAAGAGCGTGGAGGAAGCCGATACGCTCGACACGCTGAAAGGCCTGCTGGGCCAGGCCAGCATCAGTGCATGA
- a CDS encoding ligase-associated DNA damage response exonuclease, producing the protein MSDMVVVRKEGLYCVPGQFYIDPWRPVERAVITHGHGDHARVGHGHYLAANPGVGILRSRLGEITVQGLDYGETIEHNGVRISLHPAGHVLGSAQVRLECGGEVWVASGDYKVEGDATCAPFEPVRCHTFITESTFGLPIYRWEPQQQTFDDINAWWRKNVAEGRASLMLCYSFGKAQRILSGLDPSIGPIICHGSVEPLNRVYRAAGVALPETKMVSDVDKADIKRAIIIAPPSAGGSPWVKRFGDFSDAFASGWMLLRGARRRRGVDRGFVLSDHADWPGLMSAIKATEAERVVVTHGSIPTMVRWLCQNGLDAKGFDTEYGDDEAENAADAGAAAEGVVAAEPDPVAQRWAVKEKADAARAAGTAEARRHVDGAGEEDADA; encoded by the coding sequence ATGTCCGATATGGTGGTGGTACGCAAGGAAGGCCTGTACTGTGTGCCGGGCCAGTTCTACATCGATCCGTGGCGGCCCGTCGAGCGGGCCGTCATCACCCACGGCCACGGCGACCATGCGCGCGTCGGCCACGGCCACTACCTGGCCGCCAACCCCGGCGTCGGCATCCTGCGCTCACGCCTGGGCGAGATCACGGTGCAAGGCCTCGACTACGGTGAAACCATCGAGCACAACGGCGTGCGCATCTCGCTGCATCCGGCCGGCCACGTGCTCGGTTCGGCCCAGGTGCGGCTCGAATGCGGCGGCGAGGTGTGGGTCGCCTCCGGCGACTACAAGGTCGAAGGCGACGCCACTTGCGCGCCGTTCGAGCCGGTGCGTTGCCACACCTTCATCACCGAGTCCACCTTCGGCCTGCCGATCTACCGCTGGGAGCCGCAGCAGCAGACCTTCGACGACATCAACGCATGGTGGCGCAAGAACGTAGCGGAAGGGCGTGCCAGCCTGATGCTGTGCTACTCGTTCGGCAAGGCGCAGCGCATCCTGTCCGGTCTCGATCCGTCCATCGGTCCGATCATCTGCCACGGCTCGGTGGAGCCGCTGAATCGCGTCTACCGTGCCGCCGGCGTGGCGCTGCCGGAAACCAAGATGGTCAGCGACGTCGACAAGGCCGACATCAAGCGCGCCATCATCATCGCGCCGCCATCCGCGGGCGGCTCACCCTGGGTCAAGCGCTTCGGCGACTTCAGCGACGCCTTTGCCAGCGGCTGGATGCTGTTGCGCGGCGCGCGCCGCCGGCGTGGCGTCGACCGCGGCTTCGTCCTGTCCGACCATGCCGACTGGCCCGGCCTGATGAGCGCCATCAAGGCCACCGAGGCCGAGCGGGTCGTCGTCACGCACGGCTCGATTCCCACGATGGTGCGCTGGCTGTGCCAGAACGGCCTGGATGCCAAGGGCTTCGACACCGAATACGGCGACGACGAGGCGGAGAACGCCGCCGACGCCGGCGCGGCGGCGGAGGGCGTCGTGGCGGCCGAGCCGGACCCCGTCGCGCAGCGCTGGGCCGTCAAGGAGAAGGCCGACGCCGCACGCGCGGCCGGCACGGCCGAAGCGCGCCGGCATGTCGATGGAGCGGGCGAGGAGGATGCCGATGCGTGA
- a CDS encoding RecQ family ATP-dependent DNA helicase: MVTRNLSAAEKRAAVRIGAARARLIRNLLHNVFGVDQLRDGQRAVIDSVLEGRDTLAIMPTGSGKSLCYQIPASIFKGTTIVVSPLISLMKDQLEKLEEIGIGAAQLNSSLSREEELDALDSIRNNLSNIVFCTPERLATPEFLEVLKDTEISLLVIDEAHCISQWGHDFRPAYLEIGAARRALDNPPVLALTATATPDVIDDIGRQLGTRMHVVNTGIYRSNLHYRVIQITNPAEKTAEALRLVRETVGVGIIYAATVKAAEEMYHALQEAGESVALYHGRLPARERKENQDLFMNGERRVMVATNAFGMGIDKSDTRFVIHLQVPANLEAYYQESGRAGRDGADAECTLLYFQDDKRLQQFFLVKHYPSAHELRAVYDAVVPLVPCQAGVIADALPDMADSKLKVCLKLLKDGKLLRQNRKLDYLLTNKDPSAVIFDQLSAIYQHKQERDREALEQMVGYAQSGYCRWKLMLDYFNDASAELEHCGCCDNCVSPPSVQVEEGEAVLFEPPPEPSVPPAPVIAVGSQVKVPKFDIGTVLSVAGDQITIEFPENTTKTFMAEFVQPV; encoded by the coding sequence ATGGTCACCCGAAATCTCTCCGCAGCCGAGAAACGCGCCGCCGTGCGCATCGGCGCCGCGCGCGCGCGTCTGATCCGCAACCTGCTGCACAACGTGTTCGGCGTGGACCAGTTGCGCGACGGCCAGCGTGCCGTCATCGACAGCGTGCTGGAAGGGCGCGACACCCTGGCCATCATGCCCACCGGCAGCGGCAAGTCGCTCTGTTACCAGATTCCCGCCTCGATCTTCAAGGGCACGACGATCGTCGTCTCGCCCCTGATCTCGCTGATGAAGGACCAGCTGGAAAAGCTGGAGGAAATCGGTATCGGCGCGGCGCAACTGAACAGCAGCCTGTCGCGCGAGGAGGAACTGGATGCACTGGACAGCATCCGCAATAACCTCAGCAACATCGTGTTCTGCACGCCGGAGCGCCTGGCCACGCCGGAGTTCCTGGAAGTGCTGAAGGACACCGAAATATCCCTGCTCGTCATCGACGAGGCGCACTGCATCTCGCAGTGGGGCCACGACTTCCGCCCGGCCTACCTGGAGATCGGCGCGGCGCGGCGCGCGCTGGACAATCCGCCCGTGCTGGCCTTGACGGCGACGGCCACGCCGGACGTGATCGACGACATCGGCCGCCAGCTGGGCACGCGCATGCACGTCGTCAATACCGGCATCTACCGCTCCAACCTGCATTACCGCGTCATCCAGATCACCAATCCCGCCGAGAAGACGGCCGAGGCGCTGCGCCTGGTGCGCGAAACGGTGGGCGTGGGCATCATCTACGCGGCCACCGTCAAGGCGGCGGAGGAGATGTACCATGCCTTGCAGGAAGCCGGCGAAAGCGTCGCGCTGTACCACGGCCGCCTGCCGGCGCGCGAGCGCAAGGAAAACCAGGACCTGTTCATGAACGGCGAACGGCGCGTGATGGTGGCCACCAATGCCTTCGGCATGGGCATCGACAAGAGCGACACCCGCTTCGTCATCCACCTGCAGGTACCGGCCAACCTGGAAGCCTACTACCAGGAGTCGGGCCGTGCCGGGCGCGATGGCGCGGACGCCGAATGCACGCTGCTGTACTTCCAGGACGACAAGCGCCTGCAGCAGTTCTTCCTCGTCAAGCACTACCCCTCGGCGCACGAGCTGCGGGCGGTCTACGACGCGGTCGTGCCGCTGGTGCCATGCCAGGCCGGCGTGATTGCTGACGCCTTGCCGGACATGGCGGACAGCAAGCTGAAGGTCTGCCTGAAGCTGCTGAAGGACGGCAAGCTGCTGCGCCAGAACCGCAAGCTCGATTACCTGCTGACCAACAAGGACCCGAGCGCGGTGATCTTCGACCAGCTTTCCGCGATCTACCAGCACAAGCAGGAGCGCGACCGCGAGGCGCTGGAGCAGATGGTGGGCTATGCGCAGAGCGGCTACTGCCGCTGGAAGCTGATGCTGGACTACTTCAACGACGCCTCCGCCGAGCTGGAACACTGCGGCTGCTGCGACAACTGCGTGTCGCCGCCTTCGGTGCAGGTGGAAGAGGGCGAGGCGGTGCTGTTCGAGCCGCCGCCGGAACCCTCGGTGCCGCCGGCTCCCGTGATCGCCGTGGGCAGCCAGGTCAAGGTACCGAAGTTCGACATCGGCACCGTGCTGTCCGTCGCGGGCGACCAGATCACGATCGAGTTCCCCGAGAATACGACCAAGACCTTCATGGCCGAATTCGTGCAGCCGGTGTGA
- a CDS encoding MAPEG family protein, translating to MSTELYLLGWTLVLAIVQILLHSTLRTRETGIMYNASARDGAAPPPGQVTARLERAKLNLFETLPLFAAAVLAAHVAGAEGTLTWWGCCLYLGARVVYVPLYALGIPVVRSLVWLVSLAGLGMVLAALLSHY from the coding sequence ATGAGCACGGAACTGTATCTGCTGGGCTGGACCCTGGTACTGGCGATCGTCCAGATCCTGCTGCACTCGACCCTGCGCACACGCGAGACGGGCATCATGTACAACGCCAGCGCACGCGACGGCGCGGCGCCGCCGCCGGGCCAGGTGACGGCGCGGCTGGAGCGCGCGAAACTGAACCTGTTCGAGACGCTGCCGCTGTTCGCGGCCGCCGTGCTGGCGGCCCATGTCGCCGGCGCCGAGGGCACGCTGACATGGTGGGGCTGCTGCTTGTACCTGGGCGCGCGCGTCGTCTACGTGCCCCTGTATGCGCTGGGCATTCCGGTGGTGCGTTCGCTGGTCTGGCTGGTATCGCTGGCCGGCCTGGGCATGGTATTGGCCGCGCTCCTAAGCCATTACTGA
- a CDS encoding response regulator, with product MTQELLVSMIDEEDRDQVGPNRLDSDNPLAYAEYRIRRADTGEVRWVARQGEVIEGATEAQRRYVGVAFDVTQRRQIEQELRTSQDRLVAIFGQASVGLSELSLEGRFERVNGALCRMLGRSEEQMLGVHMDDLIHPDDKQENTALVQQLLATGQPFTLEKRYFRPDGEWVWVSSSMSRLDDACGRPVSLIAVKIDITERRRIEAALRDLNDTLEQRVTREIAERDKAEEALRQAQKMEAVGQLTGGVAHDFNNVLQIISGNLHLLAQHVQADQVARRRLEMAIAAVERGAKLSSQLLAFARRQPLQPVVADLGKLVSNMDELLRRALGEAVELVTVIGSGLWNALVDPGQIENVILNLAINARDAMQGAGRLTIELGNAVLDEYYVNNLVDVPSGHYVMLSVTDTGCGMTPEVLQRAFEPFFTTKPEGEGTGLGLSMAYGFVKQSRGHIKIYSEPGQGTSVKIYLPRTTQAETDDIVPRTGPATGGSETILVVEDDEGVRHVVLDMLAALGYRVLQAENGEQALRIIESGEPVDLLFTDVVMPGTLRSPELARIAQQLRPDLAVLFTSGYPQNSIVHGGRLDEGLELLSKPYRREELARKLRHVLNNRAQQTLAQARQRSVLEAGAGGASELLEPAPAIERDASLRVLVVEDNLDSQQMVCELVGMLGHTVSGVSDGEAAWELMQAQDFDILFTDVSLPGMSGIELARRVVAARPMRVIFSTGYGKEALDHLGFPAACLRKPYDLMELQAALDAARAQTPADHPH from the coding sequence GTGACGCAGGAACTGCTGGTGTCGATGATCGACGAGGAGGACCGCGACCAGGTCGGCCCGAACCGGCTGGACAGCGATAACCCGCTGGCCTACGCCGAGTACCGCATTCGCCGCGCCGACACGGGCGAAGTGCGCTGGGTGGCGCGCCAGGGCGAGGTGATCGAGGGTGCGACGGAGGCGCAGCGGCGCTACGTGGGCGTGGCGTTCGACGTCACCCAGCGCCGCCAGATCGAGCAGGAACTGCGCACCAGCCAGGACCGCCTGGTGGCCATCTTCGGCCAGGCTTCCGTAGGATTGTCGGAGCTGAGCCTGGAAGGGCGCTTCGAACGTGTCAACGGCGCGCTGTGCCGCATGCTGGGCCGCAGCGAGGAGCAGATGCTGGGCGTGCACATGGACGACCTGATCCACCCGGACGACAAGCAGGAGAACACGGCCCTGGTGCAACAGCTGCTGGCGACGGGCCAACCGTTCACGCTGGAGAAGCGCTACTTCCGGCCCGACGGCGAATGGGTCTGGGTTTCCAGCAGCATGAGCCGGCTGGACGACGCGTGCGGCCGCCCGGTGTCGCTGATCGCGGTGAAGATCGACATCACGGAGCGGCGCCGCATCGAGGCCGCGCTGCGCGACCTGAACGACACGCTGGAGCAGCGCGTCACGCGCGAGATCGCCGAGCGCGACAAGGCCGAGGAAGCGCTGCGCCAGGCCCAGAAGATGGAGGCGGTGGGCCAGCTGACGGGCGGCGTGGCGCACGACTTCAACAACGTCCTGCAGATCATTTCGGGCAATCTGCACCTGCTGGCGCAGCACGTGCAGGCGGACCAGGTGGCGCGGCGCCGCCTGGAGATGGCGATCGCAGCGGTGGAGCGCGGCGCCAAGCTGTCTTCGCAGCTGCTGGCGTTCGCGCGGCGCCAGCCGCTGCAGCCCGTGGTGGCGGATCTCGGCAAGCTGGTGTCGAACATGGACGAACTGCTGCGTCGCGCCCTGGGCGAGGCGGTGGAGCTGGTCACCGTCATCGGCAGCGGCCTGTGGAACGCGCTGGTCGATCCTGGCCAGATCGAGAACGTGATCCTGAACCTGGCCATCAACGCGCGCGACGCCATGCAGGGCGCGGGACGCCTGACGATCGAACTGGGCAACGCAGTGCTGGACGAGTACTACGTCAACAACCTGGTGGACGTGCCGTCCGGTCACTACGTGATGCTGTCGGTGACCGATACCGGCTGCGGCATGACGCCCGAGGTGCTGCAGCGCGCGTTCGAGCCGTTCTTCACCACCAAGCCTGAAGGCGAGGGCACGGGACTGGGACTGTCGATGGCCTATGGCTTCGTCAAGCAGAGCCGCGGCCACATCAAGATCTACAGCGAACCGGGGCAGGGCACCAGCGTCAAGATCTACCTGCCGCGCACGACGCAGGCGGAAACGGACGACATCGTGCCGCGCACCGGGCCCGCCACGGGCGGCAGCGAGACGATCCTGGTGGTGGAGGACGATGAAGGCGTGCGCCACGTGGTGCTGGACATGCTGGCGGCGCTGGGCTACCGCGTGCTGCAGGCGGAGAACGGCGAGCAGGCGCTGCGCATCATCGAGTCGGGCGAGCCGGTCGACCTGCTGTTCACGGACGTGGTCATGCCCGGTACCCTGCGCAGTCCCGAGCTGGCGCGCATCGCGCAGCAGCTGCGGCCGGACCTGGCGGTGCTGTTCACGTCGGGCTATCCGCAGAATTCGATCGTGCACGGCGGCCGGCTGGACGAGGGCCTGGAGCTGCTCAGCAAACCGTACCGGCGCGAGGAACTGGCGCGCAAGCTGCGCCACGTGTTGAACAACCGCGCGCAGCAAACGCTGGCACAGGCGCGCCAGCGCAGCGTGCTGGAAGCGGGCGCCGGCGGCGCCAGCGAGCTGCTGGAGCCGGCTCCGGCCATCGAACGCGATGCGTCGCTGCGCGTGCTGGTGGTCGAGGACAACCTCGATTCGCAGCAGATGGTGTGCGAGCTGGTGGGCATGCTGGGGCACACGGTGTCCGGCGTGTCCGATGGCGAGGCGGCCTGGGAGCTGATGCAGGCGCAGGACTTCGACATCCTGTTCACGGACGTCAGCCTGCCCGGCATGTCCGGCATCGAGCTGGCGCGCCGCGTCGTCGCCGCCAGGCCGATGCGGGTGATCTTCTCGACCGGCTACGGCAAGGAAGCGCTCGACCACCTGGGCTTCCCGGCCGCCTGCCTGCGCAAGCCGTACGACCTGATGGAGCTGCAGGCCGCGCTGGACGCGGCACGCGCGCAAACGCCGGCCGATCATCCTCACTAG
- a CDS encoding PAS domain-containing protein produces MNCPGNVALGGPAAYLPRGGGATGELVRAFDWSATALGAATEWTPALRTAVDIVLNSPIAMVLMWGPQHVMIYNDGYAEIAAARHPAALGGTVPGTWPEIWDWNRAILEAGFRGETRQHLGAGFTVLRNGVPEEVWFDLFYTPVYDSCGTVGGVLCTVVEVTERVRRERLAAQDRAELDRENRRLRQETALLRDLFEQAPSFMAVLRGPEHVFELANRPYQQLVGGRDIIGKRLAEALPEVRAQGFVDLLNRVYASGQPYVGGSRRSSC; encoded by the coding sequence ATGAACTGCCCCGGCAACGTCGCCCTGGGTGGGCCGGCCGCCTACCTGCCGCGCGGCGGCGGCGCCACCGGGGAGCTGGTGCGCGCGTTCGACTGGAGCGCCACCGCGCTCGGCGCCGCGACCGAATGGACGCCGGCCCTGCGCACGGCCGTCGACATCGTGCTCAATTCCCCGATCGCGATGGTGCTGATGTGGGGCCCGCAGCACGTCATGATCTACAACGACGGCTACGCCGAAATCGCGGCGGCGCGCCACCCGGCCGCGCTGGGCGGCACCGTCCCGGGCACGTGGCCGGAGATCTGGGACTGGAACCGGGCGATCCTGGAGGCGGGGTTCCGCGGCGAGACGCGCCAGCACCTGGGCGCCGGCTTCACGGTGCTGCGCAACGGCGTGCCAGAAGAAGTGTGGTTCGACCTGTTCTACACGCCCGTCTACGACAGCTGCGGCACGGTCGGCGGCGTGCTGTGCACCGTGGTGGAAGTCACGGAGCGCGTGCGGCGCGAACGCCTGGCGGCGCAGGACCGGGCGGAGCTGGATCGGGAGAACCGCCGGCTGCGCCAGGAAACGGCGCTGCTGCGCGACCTGTTCGAGCAGGCGCCCAGCTTCATGGCCGTGCTGCGCGGGCCCGAGCATGTGTTCGAGCTGGCCAATCGGCCGTATCAGCAACTGGTGGGTGGACGCGACATCATCGGCAAGCGCCTGGCCGAGGCGCTGCCGGAGGTGCGCGCGCAGGGCTTCGTCGACCTGCTCAACCGCGTCTACGCCAGCGGTCAGCCCTACGTGGGCGGCAGCAGAAGGTCGAGCTGTTGA
- a CDS encoding hybrid sensor histidine kinase/response regulator: protein MTPLINILVVDDVPQNLIAIEALLARPGIALLKAASGAEALELLLVHEVALALVDVQMPHMDGFELAELIRGSERTRSIPLIFLTAASREPSYSFRGYEAGAVDFLYKPIDAKALVSKVDVFVELYQQRKQMSQQLEELRRALHLNEMFTAVLGHDLRTPLSVVMNGAMLLPMMTDHPKVAVTAQRIQSSAKRMASMVDQLLDLARIRTGDMRLQTAPHDLEQLCRAIADEFTLPERPSRVQVECGGDPVAPVDAGILAQALSNLLGNALQHGEADQPVQVRVDGRATERVAIVIVNRGTIAAERLAHIFEPFQHRDGSRKSGQGLGLGLYTASTFVRAHGGELALTSDHGITTLTVTLPRTAPPALQGRPA from the coding sequence GTGACACCCTTGATCAATATCCTCGTTGTGGACGACGTCCCGCAAAACCTCATTGCCATCGAGGCCTTGCTGGCCCGGCCCGGCATTGCCCTGTTGAAGGCGGCCTCCGGCGCCGAGGCGCTCGAGCTGCTGCTGGTGCACGAGGTGGCGCTGGCGCTGGTGGACGTGCAGATGCCGCACATGGACGGCTTCGAGCTGGCCGAACTGATCCGCGGCAGCGAGCGCACCCGCTCCATCCCGCTGATATTCCTGACGGCCGCTTCGCGCGAGCCAAGCTACAGCTTCCGCGGCTACGAGGCCGGTGCCGTCGACTTCCTGTACAAGCCGATCGACGCCAAGGCCCTGGTCAGCAAGGTCGATGTGTTCGTCGAGCTGTACCAGCAGAGGAAGCAGATGTCGCAGCAGCTCGAGGAGCTGCGCCGCGCGCTGCACCTGAACGAGATGTTTACGGCCGTGCTCGGGCACGACCTGCGCACGCCGCTGTCGGTCGTCATGAACGGTGCCATGTTGCTGCCGATGATGACGGACCACCCGAAGGTGGCCGTGACGGCGCAGCGCATCCAGAGCAGCGCGAAGCGGATGGCCTCGATGGTGGACCAACTGCTCGACCTGGCGCGCATCCGCACCGGCGACATGCGGCTGCAGACGGCGCCACACGACCTGGAGCAGCTGTGCCGCGCGATTGCCGACGAATTCACCCTGCCCGAGCGGCCCTCGCGCGTGCAGGTCGAATGCGGCGGCGACCCGGTGGCCCCGGTGGATGCCGGCATCCTGGCGCAGGCGCTGTCGAATTTGCTGGGCAACGCGCTGCAGCACGGCGAGGCCGACCAGCCGGTGCAGGTGCGCGTGGACGGGCGTGCCACGGAGCGCGTCGCCATCGTCATCGTCAACCGGGGCACGATCGCGGCCGAGCGGCTGGCCCACATCTTCGAGCCGTTCCAGCACCGTGACGGCAGCCGCAAGTCCGGCCAGGGGCTGGGCCTGGGCCTGTACACGGCCAGTACGTTCGTGCGGGCACATGGCGGCGAGCTGGCGCTGACGTCTGATCACGGCATCACCACCCTGACCGTGACGCTGCCGCGCACTGCGCCGCCGGCCTTGCAGGGACGGCCGGCATGA
- a CDS encoding GAF domain-containing protein, with the protein MTFHLSDTTYGTDTPEAKQAMYADLRSQLAGLMHGETDWIANTANFSSLVFNTMPGLNWAGFYFLKTQDELVLGPFQGKPACIRIKRGRGVCGTTVEKGEAIVVADVHAFPGHIACDVNSRSELVVPVFSQGEIIGVFDLDSPLPNRFDQVDAEGIGSLVKILEQTLEA; encoded by the coding sequence ATGACCTTCCATCTCAGCGACACCACCTACGGCACCGACACGCCGGAAGCCAAACAAGCCATGTATGCCGACCTGCGCTCGCAGCTGGCGGGCCTCATGCACGGCGAGACCGACTGGATCGCCAACACGGCCAACTTCAGCTCCCTCGTGTTCAACACGATGCCGGGCCTGAACTGGGCCGGCTTCTACTTCCTGAAGACGCAGGACGAACTGGTACTGGGCCCGTTCCAAGGCAAGCCGGCCTGCATCCGCATCAAGCGCGGGCGCGGCGTGTGCGGTACCACGGTGGAAAAAGGCGAGGCGATCGTCGTCGCGGACGTGCATGCGTTCCCCGGCCACATCGCTTGCGACGTCAATTCGCGCTCGGAGCTGGTGGTGCCCGTGTTCTCGCAGGGCGAGATCATCGGCGTGTTCGACCTGGACAGCCCGCTGCCGAACCGTTTCGACCAGGTCGATGCGGAAGGCATCGGTTCGTTGGTGAAGATTCTCGAGCAAACGCTCGAGGCCTGA